One window from the genome of Dolosigranulum savutiense encodes:
- the ald gene encoding alanine dehydrogenase, producing MKIGVPKEIKNLENRVAMTPDNVKELVHDGHEVWIETNAGLGSSFTDEAYREAGAKICDSAEEVWTAEMVVKVKEPLESEYQYFYDGLILFTYLHLAAAEGLTQKLIDSGVTAIAYETIEKDSKLPLLTPMSEVAGRMAVQAGAHHLEKVHGGKGIFLGAVPGVRRANVVIIGGGVVGMNAARIAHGMRANVTVLDINPSTLDTVDDAFNGQVETLMSTQSNIARVIKEADLVVTGVLIAGAKAPTLITEEMIKSMEAGSVVVDIAIDQGGNVETSTHATTHEDPIYTKHGVLHYTVANIPGAVPRTSTAALTNVTLPYTRTIARKGVEEAARTDTSIQTGINTYQKQLTNKAVADTFNFEYVDIKSLL from the coding sequence ATGAAAATTGGTGTCCCTAAAGAGATTAAAAATTTAGAAAATCGAGTAGCAATGACCCCAGATAATGTGAAGGAATTGGTACATGATGGTCATGAGGTCTGGATTGAGACAAATGCTGGACTTGGCTCATCTTTTACCGATGAAGCTTACCGAGAAGCTGGCGCAAAAATTTGCGATAGTGCCGAGGAAGTGTGGACAGCAGAAATGGTCGTGAAAGTGAAAGAACCACTTGAGTCTGAGTATCAATATTTCTACGATGGCTTAATTTTATTTACGTACTTACACTTAGCAGCAGCAGAAGGCTTAACTCAAAAACTGATTGATAGTGGTGTAACGGCTATTGCCTATGAAACTATTGAAAAAGATAGCAAACTTCCGCTACTAACACCGATGAGTGAAGTAGCAGGACGAATGGCGGTCCAAGCTGGCGCTCACCACTTGGAAAAAGTTCATGGCGGTAAAGGTATTTTCTTAGGTGCTGTACCTGGTGTCCGTCGCGCGAATGTTGTTATCATTGGTGGTGGTGTTGTTGGGATGAATGCGGCTCGAATCGCCCATGGAATGCGCGCCAACGTAACTGTCTTAGATATTAATCCATCTACTTTAGATACTGTTGATGATGCCTTTAACGGTCAAGTTGAGACCTTAATGTCCACCCAATCTAATATTGCTCGTGTTATTAAAGAAGCAGATTTAGTCGTCACGGGGGTCTTGATTGCTGGAGCGAAAGCACCAACCCTTATCACTGAAGAGATGATCAAGTCGATGGAAGCCGGTTCTGTGGTAGTCGATATTGCGATCGACCAAGGGGGTAACGTGGAAACATCCACCCATGCGACTACCCATGAAGATCCCATCTATACGAAACATGGTGTCCTACACTATACAGTCGCAAATATTCCAGGCGCCGTGCCACGAACGTCAACTGCTGCATTGACAAATGTTACTTTACCTTATACGCGAACGATTGCGCGCAAAGGTGTTGAAGAAGCTGCTCGAACAGATACCAGCATCCAAACCGGTATTAACACCTACCAGAAACAACTAACTAATAAAGCAGTTGCGGATACATTCAATTTTGAATATGTCGATATTAAAAGCTTGCTCTAA
- a CDS encoding ATP-binding cassette domain-containing protein: protein MIELNNVSKMFGKKQVIQNVSLPIEKGKLTACIGPNGAGKSTLLEMISRLMPHDGGSITIDGHDVKTYKQEELAKRLSVLKQSNHLNVRLTVRELVAFGRFPYTKGRLNSHCHRIIDQSLSYLGMEELQNRYIDTLSGGQLQRALIAMVLCQDTDYILLDEPLNNLDMNFGVKMMQTIRQLVDELHKTIVTVVHDVNFAAAYADNIIAMKDGQLFRAGSVDDIMQKAVLDELFEMDIQVVENDGKKFIMYY from the coding sequence ATGATTGAGCTAAATAATGTGTCAAAAATGTTCGGTAAAAAGCAGGTTATCCAAAATGTGTCATTGCCGATAGAGAAGGGAAAATTAACCGCTTGTATTGGACCGAATGGCGCTGGGAAAAGTACGCTACTAGAGATGATTAGTCGCTTAATGCCGCATGATGGTGGGAGTATTACGATTGATGGGCATGATGTGAAGACATATAAGCAAGAAGAGTTAGCCAAGCGTTTATCGGTATTAAAGCAGTCTAATCATCTGAATGTTCGGTTAACGGTACGTGAATTAGTCGCATTCGGACGATTTCCCTATACAAAAGGCCGATTGAATAGTCATTGCCATCGTATAATTGATCAGTCACTAAGTTATTTAGGAATGGAAGAGTTACAAAACCGCTATATCGATACGTTATCTGGCGGGCAGCTGCAGCGAGCTCTGATTGCTATGGTCTTGTGTCAGGATACAGATTATATTTTACTCGATGAACCACTCAATAATTTGGATATGAATTTTGGTGTGAAGATGATGCAAACAATCCGTCAGTTAGTTGATGAATTGCATAAGACGATTGTAACAGTCGTACATGATGTTAACTTTGCGGCAGCTTATGCGGACAATATTATTGCCATGAAAGACGGTCAGTTATTCCGAGCGGGCTCAGTCGATGATATTATGCAAAAAGCTGTGTTGGATGAATTGTTTGAGATGGATATTCAAGTAGTTGAGAATGATGGTAAGAAATTTATTATGTATTATTAA